Genomic DNA from Candidatus Cloacimonadota bacterium:
CACAGACACTGAAAATTGGCCATGGGGGTGGAGGACAAGTTCAAATGTATCCTGCGATTGGAGCGCCGATGGTTATCGTTTGCCCACAGAAATGGAATGGATGTTCGCTGCCAAGGGAGGAAACCAGTCCCAGGGCCACACCTACAGCGGTAGCAATGATGTTGATGCCGTGGCGTGGTATCGAAATAATTCCGGCAACGAAACTCACCGGGTGGGCACCAAGCTTCCCAACGAGCTTGGTATTTACGATATGAGTGGCAACGTTTGGGAATTGTGTTGGGATATTTGGGGTTATTATCCCAGCGCTCCACAAATTAATCCGCATGGAGCAAATAGCGGTGACTGCCGTGTGATACGTGGTGGCGTTTTTCACTTTGGTGCCAGCTCGTGCACTGTTTCGGAACGGGACAACGACAGTGTCAACAACAGCGAATATGATGACTACACCTTGTTTACAGGCATCCGCCTTTGCAGGATTTCCCCTTGATTTTTCCTTTTGCAGGTTTAGATTGAAAACCCTATATTAGGCAATGATCCCAGCCTGGACCTGCAGAGCAGAGGGTTTATTTCATCTTTCTGCGCAGCAGGTTCGCGTTTGTGACCACGGTGACGGAGCTGGATGCCATGGCAATTTCTGCGATGACGGGATGTAGCGCGCCAAAAACCGCGAGCGGGATGGCAACAAGGTTGTAGAAAAAGGCCCAGAACAGGTTTTGGCGAATCTTGCGGAAGGTTTCCACACTGAGGGTTACGGCCTGGGGGATGAGTTCGAGGCGGTCGCGCAGGATGGTGATATCCGCGGCTTCAATCGCTATCTCGGTTCCCTGACCCATGGCAATGCCGATATCAGCCTGTTTGAGGGCTGGGGCATCGTTGATGCCATCGCCAACCATTGCCACAGCGCCGAATTCTTTTTGCAGCTCGCGCACAATGTCTGCTTTTTCACCCGGCAGGGCTTGAGCGCGGATACGTTTAATGCCAAGCTGGGCGGCAATTGCTTGGGCGGTTTCCTCATTGTCACCGCTCAGCATCACACTTTCGATGCCCAGGGAGGCAAG
This window encodes:
- a CDS encoding formylglycine-generating enzyme family protein, with the translated sequence MISQTTTIKAKAFKSGMWDSKTAIATYKLSYDYSKMVHVSGGTFHNGTSDVTVSSFYIGKYQVTQAQYQAVMGTNPSYFINPYYPVERVPWGLAIKFCNRLSLQEGLTPCYSYLDYGTDTENWPWGWRTSSNVSCDWSADGYRLPTEMEWMFAAKGGNQSQGHTYSGSNDVDAVAWYRNNSGNETHRVGTKLPNELGIYDMSGNVWELCWDIWGYYPSAPQINPHGANSGDCRVIRGGVFHFGASSCTVSERDNDSVNNSEYDDYTLFTGIRLCRISP